In Camelina sativa cultivar DH55 chromosome 16, Cs, whole genome shotgun sequence, a single window of DNA contains:
- the LOC104752471 gene encoding uncharacterized protein LOC104752471 isoform X1 — MATLSKLEFATTFLAFTAPRCSPALNYGFSSSAAVPVFSRRRATAVSFRATQSLFYSPVVNSNRRRRFSSVSASASAPPQTEDSDVTTKIPPDNRIPATIITGFLGSGKTTLLNHILTREHGKRIAVIENEYGEVDIDGSLVAAKSVGAEDIVMLNNGCLCCTVRGDLVRMIGELVNKKKGRFDHIVIETTGLANPAPIIQTFYAEEGIFNDVKLDGVVTLVDAKHARLHLDEVKPKGVVNEAVEQIAYADRIIVNKTDLVGEAELGSVVQRIKAINSMAQMTRTKYGNVDLDYVLGIGGFDLERIESSVNEDDKGDHHDHDHDHHHDHDHHHHDEHVSDSKTAEHHHHSHDHTHDPGVSSVSIVCEGSLDLEKANMWLGTLLMERSEDIYRMKGLLSVHSMEERFVFQGVHDIFQGSPDRLWGRDEARVNKIVFIGKNLNREELEKGFKACLI, encoded by the exons ATGGCTACGCTATCAAAACTAGAGTTCGCCACGACCTTCCTCGCTTTCACCGCTCCTCGTTGCTCGCCGGCCTTGAACTAtggattctcttcttctgcagCCGTCCCGGTTTTCTCCAGGCGCAGAGCTACGGCCGTTTCCTTCAGGGCGACGCAGTCGTTGTTCTATTCCCCGGTGGTTAATTCCAATCGCCGTCGAAGATTCTCATCTGTTTCGGCCTCAGCTTCCGCCCCGCCGCAGACTGAAGATTCCGATGTTACCACTAAAATTCCGCCAGATAACCGGATTCCGGCTACTATAATCACGGGGTTTCTGGGCTCTGGCAAG ACGACATTGCTGAATCATATACTGACCAGAGAACATGGGAAGCGCATTGCCGTGATCGAGAATGAG TATGGTGAAGTTGACATTGATGGTTCACTTGTTGCTGCTAAATCTGTGGGAGCAGAGGATATTGTGATGCTCAACAATGGCTGCCTGTGTTGCACTGTTAGGGGTGATCTTGTGAGGATGATTGGAGAATTAGTCAATAAGAAGAAAGGAAGGTTCGACCATATTGTGATAGAGACTACAG GATTGGCGAACCCTGCTCCAATTATCCAAACCTTTTATGCTGAAGAAGGAATTTTCAATGATGTCAAACTGGACGGCGTTGTTACTCTAGTTGATGCTAAGCATGCTCGTTTGCACCTAGATGAGGTCAAACCCAAAGGTGTTGTCAATGAGGCTGTTGAACAAATTGCTTATGCAGATCGTATCATAGTTAATAAG ACTGATCTTGTTGGTGAGGCAGAATTGGGTTCGGTGGTGCAACGCATAAAG GCAATAAATAGCATGGCTCAGATGACACGGACAAAGTACGGAAATGTTGACTTGGATTATGTTCTTGGAATTGGAGGTTTTGATCTAGAGAG GATCGAAAGCTCTGTGAATGAAGATGACAAAGGAGATCACCATGATCACGACCATGATCATCACCATGATCACGACCACCATCATCACGATGAACATG TCTCTGATTCTAAAACGGcagagcatcatcatcattctcatgatcaCACCCATGATCCCGGTGTTTCTTCAGTCAGTATAGTTTGCGAAGGAAGCTTAGACCTTGAGAAG GCAAACATGTGGCTCGGGACGTTGCTGATGGAACGCAGTGAGGACATCTACAGAATGAAAGGTCTCCTCTCGGTCCACTCCATGGAGGAGAGATTCGTGTTTCAAGGAGTCCATGACATATTTCAAGGATCACCAGACCGGTTATGGGGAAGAGATGAGGCGAGAGTGAATAAGATTGTCTTCATTGGCAAGAATTTGAACAGGGAGGAGTTAGAGAAGGGGTTTAAAGCTtgcttgatttga
- the LOC104752471 gene encoding uncharacterized protein LOC104752471 isoform X2 translates to MATLSKLEFATTFLAFTAPRCSPALNYGFSSSAAVPVFSRRRATAVSFRATQSLFYSPVVNSNRRRRFSSVSASASAPPQTEDSDVTTKIPPDNRIPATIITGFLGSGKTTLLNHILTREHGKRIAVIENEYGEVDIDGSLVAAKSVGAEDIVMLNNGCLCCTVRGDLVRMIGELVNKKKGRFDHIVIETTGLANPAPIIQTFYAEEGIFNDVKLDGVVTLVDAKHARLHLDEVKPKGVVNEAVEQIAYADRIIVNKTDLVGEAELGSVVQRIKAINSMAQMTRTKYGNVDLDYVLGIGGFDLERIESSVNEDDKGDHHDHDHDHHHDHDHHHHDEHEHHHHSHDHTHDPGVSSVSIVCEGSLDLEKANMWLGTLLMERSEDIYRMKGLLSVHSMEERFVFQGVHDIFQGSPDRLWGRDEARVNKIVFIGKNLNREELEKGFKACLI, encoded by the exons ATGGCTACGCTATCAAAACTAGAGTTCGCCACGACCTTCCTCGCTTTCACCGCTCCTCGTTGCTCGCCGGCCTTGAACTAtggattctcttcttctgcagCCGTCCCGGTTTTCTCCAGGCGCAGAGCTACGGCCGTTTCCTTCAGGGCGACGCAGTCGTTGTTCTATTCCCCGGTGGTTAATTCCAATCGCCGTCGAAGATTCTCATCTGTTTCGGCCTCAGCTTCCGCCCCGCCGCAGACTGAAGATTCCGATGTTACCACTAAAATTCCGCCAGATAACCGGATTCCGGCTACTATAATCACGGGGTTTCTGGGCTCTGGCAAG ACGACATTGCTGAATCATATACTGACCAGAGAACATGGGAAGCGCATTGCCGTGATCGAGAATGAG TATGGTGAAGTTGACATTGATGGTTCACTTGTTGCTGCTAAATCTGTGGGAGCAGAGGATATTGTGATGCTCAACAATGGCTGCCTGTGTTGCACTGTTAGGGGTGATCTTGTGAGGATGATTGGAGAATTAGTCAATAAGAAGAAAGGAAGGTTCGACCATATTGTGATAGAGACTACAG GATTGGCGAACCCTGCTCCAATTATCCAAACCTTTTATGCTGAAGAAGGAATTTTCAATGATGTCAAACTGGACGGCGTTGTTACTCTAGTTGATGCTAAGCATGCTCGTTTGCACCTAGATGAGGTCAAACCCAAAGGTGTTGTCAATGAGGCTGTTGAACAAATTGCTTATGCAGATCGTATCATAGTTAATAAG ACTGATCTTGTTGGTGAGGCAGAATTGGGTTCGGTGGTGCAACGCATAAAG GCAATAAATAGCATGGCTCAGATGACACGGACAAAGTACGGAAATGTTGACTTGGATTATGTTCTTGGAATTGGAGGTTTTGATCTAGAGAG GATCGAAAGCTCTGTGAATGAAGATGACAAAGGAGATCACCATGATCACGACCATGATCATCACCATGATCACGACCACCATCATCACGATGAACATG agcatcatcatcattctcatgatcaCACCCATGATCCCGGTGTTTCTTCAGTCAGTATAGTTTGCGAAGGAAGCTTAGACCTTGAGAAG GCAAACATGTGGCTCGGGACGTTGCTGATGGAACGCAGTGAGGACATCTACAGAATGAAAGGTCTCCTCTCGGTCCACTCCATGGAGGAGAGATTCGTGTTTCAAGGAGTCCATGACATATTTCAAGGATCACCAGACCGGTTATGGGGAAGAGATGAGGCGAGAGTGAATAAGATTGTCTTCATTGGCAAGAATTTGAACAGGGAGGAGTTAGAGAAGGGGTTTAAAGCTtgcttgatttga